The Patescibacteria group bacterium DNA segment TCGTTAGCAGTTAAGAGCTGTGTGCCAAGGCTATTTTAGTGGATAACCGCCTTGCTACCATAGCCCTTTTAAGCTACAATAATTCCACTGTTTTACCTCAAATGTAGCACGAGGTGTAACAAAAAGACGGCTATTTCGTCATAGTAAATGAGCAGTATTTCACAGAAAATCTTGTTAATGAAGTTAAAGACCAAAGATCCGGAAATCTTCGGTCATTTTTATGATTTATATGTCAGTCGTATTTATCAGTTTATTTATTTTAAGGTTTCTTCCCGTGAGGAAGCTGAAGACTTAACCGCCGAAACTTTTTTGAAGATCTGGGAATACATTTTTGAGAATAAAAAAATTGACAATCTAAACGCTTTCACTTATCAGGTAGCGCGCAATCTCGTGATTGATTTCTATCGTAAGCGATCGCAGCAAAGATTGATTCCTGATTCCGATGAAAGTTTGGAGCAGTTACCCGATACTAAGACTATGCCGGTAGACCAGCGGGTAGCTCTAGCCTCTGATGTAGAAAAGCTAGAAAAATATCTACGTCAGATGAAAGACGAATACCGTGAGGTGATCGTCCTGAAGTTTTTCGACGAATTAAGCATTAGTGAGATTGCCAGCGTGCTTGGCAAAAGCAACGGTAGCGTGAGGGTTTTGGCTCATCGCGCACTCAATACACTTAAAGAATTAGTTGAAAGAGATGAAAAATAAAGATTTCATCAATAAGCTAAAAGAAATTAAAACCGGTCAACCGGACTCCGAGTGGGTCAAACGGAACCGGGATATTTTGTTATACCAAGTTAAGGCCCAGCAGAGTTCTCGTTTCGAAATGTTTTCCAAAGACGGGGCTAATTATACATGGAGCGTATTTCGTTTATTATTTCCAACCAGCTTTGCCTATAGATTGACTGCCGTAGTTTGTTTGATGTTGGTTTTAATCGCCAGTAGTTCTGTTACCACTACTTGGGCTGATCGCAGTTTGCCTGGGGATTTTTTGTATCCGGTAAAATTAACATCCGAACGTGTTCAGCTAGCTTTTACTTTTGATCAAGAGTCGGAAACCAAATTGCAAGTCGAGTTTGCCGGTAAAAGACTGCAGGAAGTTGAACAGATTAGTCTGGGAGACGAGTCAGATGTTAATAAGGCCGACAAGATAAAGACTTCATTAAATGGTTATAAGAAAAATATTCAACAAGTAAAGAACGATTTGGAAAAGATAAACAAGGAAAGTGAACCGGGAAAAGCAGCCGAACTCGCCTCTTTGGTAAGTAAGCAAGTTGGTGATTATTCCACGGTCTTGGGTAACAAGGCTACTGTTCCAACGTCAGATATAAATGAGGCGATACTTGCGTCCGATCAGGTAGTTGATAAGAGTATTGATGTGGTTTTGGAAAAATATCAGCAAGTTGGCGGTACTAGCGTGCCGGTTTCTCCGCAGGAGCTCGCTATTATTTTTAATAAAAAAGCGGAAATAATTAGTAAGTTTATAGAAAATATAGAAGTGACTATCAAAGCGGGTAAAGATCTGACCGCTAGTGCTACCGGAGAGAACAAAGAATCTGTCCAAAAAGAAGCCGGAGACGCTCTGGGTAAATTTTTGGTTAAATTAGAAACTGCAAAAAACGACTTTAATAAAGTAAAAGAAACTTTTGCTAGCGGAGAAACGATAACGGCACTGAAAGATATCGTTAATATTTCTTCGACAGTAAAAGATTTGCAGGGCGATGTTTATAGCTTTGTTCAGGATTTACGAAATAAAGTAAAGGTTGAAATGCCGGAGGTTAAGGGCGAAGAGATAGAAACGGGAGACAGCAAAAATAGCCAATTGGAGGATTTAAAATAATTAATTAATTCACGTTAAGATTAATATGTAGGGTTCACTTTAGGTGGATTTTGCATAATTAATTGATATGTGAAAAATAACAAGGTCGATTCTCGCAAGAGAAGTTTTCACGGTTAATATTAATAAAATGTGCTTGTCTGGATATATGTTAGTGCATTCCAATTGGGCATTAATATGTACTGGACGACACAAATGGAGAAAAAGGTCTATTATGACAAAACTAATTAAAAAAGGTTTCACCGTCTCTGTTGTTGTAGCCACCATTTTTTGGGCTATCGGTTTAGCTGCATTTTTGCCTGTTGGCGCTGCAGCTGCTGTTGCCGAAGGTGACTTAATCAAGCAGGCCGGCAACCCGACTGTGTATTACTACTACGCCAGTAAGAGATATATCTTCCCGACTGAAGCCACTTACTTTTCATGGTACAGTGATTTCTCCGGCGTTAAGACTATTTCTCAGTCTGAGCTAGAAGCTATTCCTCTCGGTACTAACGTTGTAATCCGCCCAGGCACCAAGCTTGCAAAGATTACTACCAATCCGAAGGTTTATGCTGTTGCCCCAAATGGCGTTTTACGCCACATAGATAGTGAAGCTCGTGCTACAACTTTATTCGGCGCTAACTGGGCCAAGAGAGTCGTAGATGTTCCAGATGGTTTTTGGAACAACTACACCGAAGGCGCAGCTTTTACCTCCGATGTTCACCCAGCAGGTTCTTTAGTTAAATATGCCGCTTCTGGCGATATTTACTATATTAATGCTGATGGCAAGAAGCAAAAATTTGCTTCTATGGATGCCTTCAATGCTAATCGCTTTAAATTAAGCGATGTCATCACAATTTCTGATACTTTGGTTTATACCACTGGTACTGAAATTACTGGTGCTCTTGGTAGTCTAACTAATACAGCTCAAGCTGGTGGTACCGCTACTGTTGGTACTGGCGCTTTGACTGTATCATTAGCTTCTGGTAATCCAGGCGCTATGACTGTTCCTACCAAGGCTTCTGGCGTTGAACTTCTACGCATTAATTTAACTGCTGGATCCACTGCTTCTGCTCTAACCGAATTAACCGTCCACAGAACTGGCGTTGGCTCTGTATCTGACTTTGCTAACCTATATCTGTATGATGGTGCTACTCGTTTGACTAGCGGTCGCAGCATTGGTTCTTCTACCAATGATGCCGTGTTTACCAATTTAAATGTAGCTGTTGCTGCTAATACCACCAAGACTTTGATGGTCAAAGGTGATATTGCTACTTCACCTACTGCTTCCGACGTTCACTACTTTGAGGTCAGCAATGCTGCCGCTGTAGTTGGCGCCGCTAGCGTAGCTGGCACTTTCCCTGTAAAGGGTAATGCCATCACTATTGGTAACCAGGCTGTTTCCACAGCTACTATCACCAAGGGTACTACCCCAGCTTCTCCGATTATCGGACAGACTGGCGCAACCCTATCCGAGTTCAAGATTGCCGCTGGTTCTCATGACCTCGAATTGACTCAAATCGCTTTGACCCAGGCTGGTTCTACCAGTAATAGCAATTTAGCTAATTTGAAGCTATATGCTAACGATGTTTTAGTAGCTTCTTCTGCTAGCATGACTGGTGATAAGATGATTTTCGTCTTGGACAGCGCTTATACTATTCCACAGGGTATTACCCGAATTTTCCAGGTCAAAGGCGACATCTCTGGTCGCTCGGGCTACACTGTTAGAACATATGTTGAATATGCTATCGATGTTGTAATTTCTGATAAGACTTACGGCATCGGTGCTTATGTTGATATCAGCACTTCTGGTACCTTTGATGGTTCCAGCACTGGTACCAAATACATTGAAGTTACTTCCAAGGGTGGTAAGGTGACCGTTGCTTTCAATGGTCCGCTCAAAGCCGATGTGGCCAAGGGTACCCAGGATGTAGAGTTCTACAAGTTTAGTATGACTGCTGCTGATCAAGCAGTTGAAGTCAAGACTATCGGCTTCACTATTGCCAAACTTTCTACTGGTAATGGTAAAGTAAAAGGTTCTACCAACAATACTTTCACCGATCTTAAGATCACTGATTTGACTGCTGGTAAAACCATTATGGGTCCGAAGGAATACGTTGTGTCTGCTGATGCCACCACTACTGGCGAAGTTTCATTTACTGATTCTTTTGTCATTAATGCTGGCGAGACTAAGAATTTGGTCTTCACAGCCGATGTACGTAACACTGAGGATACTTCCGGTGACTTCATTGATGATGCTTTCCAGGCCACTTTGTCTGCCTTTGGCGACACCAGTATCCGCGAAGTATCAACCAACCAGTATCTAACTGCCTCTACTGACATCGTTCCGTATGCAGTTAACACTGGTAACAACATGACTGTCAAATCATCTGCTTTGACCGTTGCTCTAGCTTCTACCCCAAGTTCTGCGAACTTGGTCAAGAGAGCTACTGGTGTCAACACCGTTGCTTTCAGCTTCGATGCTGGTTCCCAGAGCGCTGTTAAGGTCAACTCTATAACCATGACTGGTTATGGCGATTTGGATGGTGGTGCTTCTTATACTGTTGGTGAATTTGATGATGTCGTTTTGTCCGCTTCTTTGTGGGATGGTACTACCCAAGTTGGTTCTACTGTCTCCCCAACTAGCGCAGGCGTATTAGCATTTACCAACCTCAACTGGACCGTCCCAGCTGGCACTTCCAAGAAATTAACTGTGAAAACAGACGTTTCTTCTACTGCCGGTACAGGTGATAATGATATGTATTATGTTCAGATGGCTGGTTCTGCCATTAGCGCTACTGACAAAGACAGCAATACTGTTGATGTCACTGGTACTTATAATGACAGCCCAACTGTTGCTCATACCGTTTACAGCGCTGGTTCTTTGACCGTTGGTCAGGATTCAGCTTCCCCAGATGCTGATATCGTCGTTGCTGGTAATGCTGGCGTAGTAATGAGCAAATTCAAATTTGCCGCTACTCGCGAAGGTTACAACGTTACTAAAGCAAGAATTATTGTCTATAACGTAGGCGCTTCTGCTTATAACGCTAACACCGATGATAACTTTGACAGCATTGTTATCGAATATCCGAAGAAAGATGGTACTACTGGTACTGCTACTGGTTATCTATCCAGCGGCGCTGTCCAGTTCTCTGGTCTTGAGATGTATGTTCCTAAAGATGGCGTAGCTGTGTTGACTGTTAAGGGTAACCTTAACACCATCAATGCTGGCGCTGACAGCGGTGAACAGCCAAGGCTAGATATCGACAACGATAATGCCACTGACAACGGATACTTCGCTGCTTCCGGTGAAGATTCTGGTACTGCTGTCTATGACAGCGGTTCAGCTGATATCACTGGTAAGGGTGGTATGGTTGTTCGTGCTACCAAGCCGACTGTAACCAAGGAAACCCTTGGCACTACTTTGACCACTGGTGACAACCAAGTCTTCAAGTTCAAGGTAGCTGCTGACGCTGCTCATTCTGTTGCGTTGAAGACTCTATGCTTCAACATCTCAACTTACGATGACAGTGCCTCTGCTTTGACTCTCGGTGTGTTCAAGCTCTACAACGCCGCTAACATGTCAACTCCGTTGAATGTTACTATCGTTGATGCTACCGCCACCGATTTGGAAAGCGGTACCTTAGCTGAGGGTAATAACCAAAAAGTATGGGTGCAGTTTGATGATGGTTCGGCTGAGACCATTGCCGCTGGTTCTTCTAAGACTTATGTCTTGAAGGGAACCGTGGCCAATGCCGCTCTCTACGACAACATTACTACTACTCTCTATACCACTGGTGAAGTCCTTACAACCGGTGCTTTGGCTGCCGGCGCTACTCATGGTCGCGCTCAGGTTACCAACTCTACCGAAAACGACTACTTCGTGTGGTCTGATTACTCTGGTGGTGACTCTGCTTGGTCTGATACTGTTGCGTCCTCGTCTTCTGACTGGACCAATGGTTATCTCGTCAAGACTCTACCTTCAGACAGTCATACTTTGACTTGGTAATCTTTACCAAATCGGGTTTGATAAAAAATTGTTAATTTAACTATTTTTCCTCCCGTCCTGCAGTTTGCATGGCGGGGGGTTTTTGTTTTAATTAGTTAAAACTCCGCATGTAAGAGAAGAGTGCTCTTGGAAGTGTAGTCCTTGGATAGATAAAGCAAATATTTTTATCTTGTTACCCATCTTTTGCCCTCATGCCGCCTGCCTGCCGGTAGGCAGGGGCGGGCAGTTGCTTTCTGTAACTAGAAAGCAACCAAAGAGTTCCGGGGGCGCAAGCAAGCGCATGTCCTTACCACCTTAAGGTTTCCTTACCCCGCCCCGCCCCTGCAGACCATAATTACCGAAACGGGTCGGGGCTCGGCGCAGCTTACGCCCCCGGACCCTCGACGTTTTAACAACTTAATATTTTTGAAATAAGATTAATGTCTCGGCTGAAGTAGCCAGTAAATAGAGGGGCGGTAGTTCATTATCCACCCCTCTTGGCGAAAGTCGAAATATGCTATAATATAGTAGTTAATCTATTACGAGGAGATTTTTTATTTAAAATATGACTGATTTTATAAGAAAACGTTGGCCCAAGATAGTTGTTGCCGTGATATTTGTAGTGTTAGCCGGTACTTTTTTATGGAAATCAAATATCAAAGAAGGTCAGTTGGAGTGGGGTTCGGTAGAGGGACTTAATCTAACTGATCAGCAAAAACAGCAATACGAAGAAACAGTGAAAAAGTTGGAAGACAGTAACGGCGACAAAAAAAATCCGACTGCACTTTCTGATTTAGCGCGACTTCGTGATCAGGGCGGTGATCCAGAAGGATCTATAAAAATTTACCAAAAAGCTTTAGCTGAAGAGCCGGACAATACTTTAGTTTTGTACAATTTAGCTGATGTATACTATTCGATAGGCGACTATGGTAAAACAGAAGAAATGTACCGTCGGATAATTAACAATCATCCGCTGGAGATGCCGGTTTATCGTCGGTTATTTGATTTATATCGAGATAAAATAAAAACTAAATATCCGTCGGTATTGGAAATTTTATTACGCGGTTGGCAGTACAATTCCGATCGACCGGCAGAATTTATAAAAATGCTCGCGCTGTATTATAGCGATATGGGAGACATTGAAACTGCTAAACAATATTATCAACAGCTTTTGATAATCGAGCCAAATAATCAAGATGCCAGAGATCAGCTCAAGCGTCTTGGAGGGAAATAAAATAATTAATAATTACTAATTAATAATATTTTGGTTATTAATTATCGGTTCTTAACTCTTTTTTAAAAAATATGAAAAACAAAATTTTATTTGTCGGAATTTTACTAGCGGCGTTTTTTTGTTTACCTAGCGGATCTTTTGCTTTTGTTTCGGAGGATTTGACCAGCTATTTGACCCAGACTGTTAATGTTTATCCCGCTACTTGGGACAATTTAGCGATGGACGCGCTAATACCAAATCAAAAAGAGGACAAAAGCGTTGATGAACTAAACTTTTTTTC contains these protein-coding regions:
- a CDS encoding RNA polymerase sigma factor, whose translation is MSSISQKILLMKLKTKDPEIFGHFYDLYVSRIYQFIYFKVSSREEAEDLTAETFLKIWEYIFENKKIDNLNAFTYQVARNLVIDFYRKRSQQRLIPDSDESLEQLPDTKTMPVDQRVALASDVEKLEKYLRQMKDEYREVIVLKFFDELSISEIASVLGKSNGSVRVLAHRALNTLKELVERDEK
- a CDS encoding DUF5667 domain-containing protein, with amino-acid sequence MKNKDFINKLKEIKTGQPDSEWVKRNRDILLYQVKAQQSSRFEMFSKDGANYTWSVFRLLFPTSFAYRLTAVVCLMLVLIASSSVTTTWADRSLPGDFLYPVKLTSERVQLAFTFDQESETKLQVEFAGKRLQEVEQISLGDESDVNKADKIKTSLNGYKKNIQQVKNDLEKINKESEPGKAAELASLVSKQVGDYSTVLGNKATVPTSDINEAILASDQVVDKSIDVVLEKYQQVGGTSVPVSPQELAIIFNKKAEIISKFIENIEVTIKAGKDLTASATGENKESVQKEAGDALGKFLVKLETAKNDFNKVKETFASGETITALKDIVNISSTVKDLQGDVYSFVQDLRNKVKVEMPEVKGEEIETGDSKNSQLEDLK
- a CDS encoding tetratricopeptide repeat protein, with the translated sequence MTDFIRKRWPKIVVAVIFVVLAGTFLWKSNIKEGQLEWGSVEGLNLTDQQKQQYEETVKKLEDSNGDKKNPTALSDLARLRDQGGDPEGSIKIYQKALAEEPDNTLVLYNLADVYYSIGDYGKTEEMYRRIINNHPLEMPVYRRLFDLYRDKIKTKYPSVLEILLRGWQYNSDRPAEFIKMLALYYSDMGDIETAKQYYQQLLIIEPNNQDARDQLKRLGGK